One part of the Zymomonas mobilis subsp. pomaceae ATCC 29192 genome encodes these proteins:
- a CDS encoding peptidylprolyl isomerase, translating into MADDPDNLLILTLDDGDVTIRLRPDLAPKHVERIKELTREGFYDGVVFHRVIPGFMAQGGDPTGTGMSGSEKPDLQAEFSDAKHVRGVCSMARTSYPHSANSQFFICFDDATFLDRQYSVWGEVIDGMEHIDALPKGEPPVKPGKIKKAKIASDK; encoded by the coding sequence GTGGCTGATGATCCCGATAATCTTTTAATCCTGACGTTGGATGACGGTGATGTCACTATTCGTCTCCGTCCAGACCTCGCCCCTAAACATGTGGAACGCATCAAAGAACTGACTCGTGAAGGTTTTTATGATGGCGTTGTGTTTCATCGTGTCATTCCGGGATTTATGGCCCAAGGGGGCGACCCAACCGGAACCGGCATGTCTGGTTCTGAAAAACCTGATCTTCAGGCTGAATTTTCTGATGCAAAGCATGTAAGAGGCGTGTGCTCTATGGCACGTACTTCATATCCGCATTCTGCAAACAGTCAGTTTTTTATCTGTTTTGATGACGCAACCTTCCTTGACCGCCAATATAGCGTTTGGGGTGAGGTAATCGACGGTATGGAACATATCGACGCTTTACCCAAGGGTGAGCCACCTGTAAAACCGGGTAAAATCAAAAAAGCAAAGATTGCATCTGATAAATAG
- a CDS encoding LysR family transcriptional regulator, giving the protein MRRLPPLIAIEAFVQVARLGSIKAAAEELALSSPALSRRIQQLERFVNRRLFDRQHQAMRLNGDGETLYNRLGPALDILAEAVEISTSGGHELLRLRLGVSPLYASSQNLMKRMANLRAYHPELHIDIDTAPHALSRLGEGLDVAIALAREMDPAFYSYRLGLNKIMLFVSTSSTEGNKILEKPEDLAHQTLFLHREMPDNFTTWREAIGMPKLEPAAIDFFDSGQLMLDAAANGMGIACLLDCHYTDNYRQLLKPLFNTDVDSPYSYWFACRRSSLSRRPVRLFHEWLINPPSPNK; this is encoded by the coding sequence ATGCGAAGGTTACCGCCTTTAATCGCTATTGAGGCTTTTGTGCAGGTCGCAAGACTAGGTTCGATCAAGGCGGCAGCAGAAGAACTAGCCTTATCATCTCCGGCTTTAAGTCGGCGGATTCAACAGTTAGAACGATTTGTTAATCGACGTCTTTTTGACAGACAGCATCAGGCTATGCGGCTTAATGGTGATGGGGAAACGCTTTATAATCGTCTTGGGCCTGCTTTGGATATTTTGGCCGAAGCCGTTGAAATTTCGACAAGTGGTGGTCATGAGTTATTGCGCTTACGATTGGGGGTTTCTCCGCTTTATGCTTCTTCTCAAAATTTAATGAAGAGGATGGCTAATTTACGCGCCTATCATCCAGAACTTCACATCGATATTGATACAGCCCCCCACGCTTTATCCCGTTTGGGGGAAGGTCTGGACGTAGCTATTGCCCTCGCGCGGGAAATGGATCCGGCTTTTTATTCTTATCGGTTAGGCCTTAATAAAATTATGCTTTTTGTTTCCACTTCGTCCACAGAAGGCAATAAAATTTTAGAAAAGCCCGAAGATCTCGCCCATCAGACGTTATTTTTACATCGCGAAATGCCTGATAATTTTACCACATGGCGAGAGGCGATAGGCATGCCCAAGTTAGAACCTGCGGCTATAGATTTTTTCGATTCGGGGCAGTTGATGCTGGATGCGGCCGCAAACGGTATGGGCATTGCCTGTTTGCTGGATTGTCATTACACGGATAACTATCGTCAACTTTTAAAACCATTATTTAATACCGACGTTGACAGCCCCTATAGTTATTGGTTTGCCTGTCGCCGATCTTCGTTAAGCCGTCGGCCTGTCCGGTTATTTCACGAATGGCTGATCAATCCACCTTCTCCGAATAAATAG
- the mnmA gene encoding tRNA 2-thiouridine(34) synthase MnmA, which yields MPIDFQINRPMNEARIVVAMSGGVDSSVVAALAKATGAETIGITLQLYDHGAAVGRKGSCCAGKDIRDARAVAEKIGIAHYVFDYENNFQESVIDDFVSEYAAGRTPIPCVRCNQGVKFTDLLNVARDLGADCLATGHYVRRLSNTGKTEMHRALDPARDQSYFLFATTKEQLDYLRFPLGGLPKPKVREMAAELGLSVAMKADSQDICFVPDGDYARVVEERCPDAGKGGDIVDISGNVLGQHHGLIHFTVGQRRGLEIGGQSEPLYVVRLEPETRQLIVGPRRALAVDQAFIKDVNWLAEDFDQIIQVKIRSAAKPVAARFDGEKVTFLQPEYGVSPGQAAVFYDGDRVLGGGWITETVPAKFENPE from the coding sequence ATGCCTATTGATTTCCAGATTAACCGCCCCATGAATGAAGCGCGGATTGTCGTTGCGATGTCCGGCGGCGTGGATAGTTCTGTTGTTGCGGCTTTAGCTAAAGCAACCGGCGCTGAGACAATTGGTATCACGCTTCAGCTTTATGATCATGGTGCGGCCGTTGGACGAAAAGGCAGCTGTTGTGCCGGTAAAGATATTCGTGATGCCCGAGCAGTCGCTGAAAAAATCGGCATTGCCCATTATGTTTTTGATTACGAAAATAATTTTCAAGAAAGTGTTATCGACGATTTTGTATCTGAATATGCAGCGGGTCGCACCCCTATCCCCTGTGTTCGCTGTAATCAGGGCGTAAAGTTCACTGATCTTTTGAATGTGGCACGTGATCTTGGCGCCGATTGTTTGGCAACCGGCCATTATGTTCGTCGTCTATCGAATACGGGCAAAACAGAAATGCATCGGGCTTTAGATCCTGCACGGGATCAAAGCTATTTTCTTTTTGCTACCACAAAAGAACAACTAGACTATCTCCGTTTTCCTTTAGGGGGATTACCTAAACCCAAAGTGCGCGAAATGGCTGCGGAATTGGGTCTTTCGGTGGCGATGAAAGCGGATAGTCAGGATATTTGTTTTGTTCCTGATGGTGATTATGCGCGCGTTGTTGAAGAAAGGTGCCCTGATGCCGGAAAAGGCGGTGATATTGTTGATATCTCGGGGAATGTTTTAGGACAGCATCACGGTCTTATTCATTTTACAGTCGGGCAACGGCGAGGGCTTGAAATCGGGGGGCAAAGCGAGCCCCTTTACGTTGTCCGCTTGGAACCGGAAACAAGGCAATTAATTGTTGGCCCCCGACGGGCGCTGGCTGTGGATCAAGCTTTTATTAAAGATGTTAATTGGTTGGCAGAAGATTTCGATCAGATCATACAAGTAAAAATTCGTTCAGCCGCGAAACCGGTTGCGGCTCGTTTCGATGGGGAAAAGGTTACATTTCTACAGCCCGAATATGGTGTTTCCCCGGGACAGGCGGCTGTCTTTTACGATGGTGACCGCGTATTAGGCGGTGGATGGATTACCGAAACAGTGCCTGCCAAATTTGAAAATCCTGAATAA
- a CDS encoding class I SAM-dependent methyltransferase, which yields MTGSSADDTLKQAHNKQTQMHESGPLSMFFQGFLKHPVMVGSIIPSSQKLINRMLSKTDWQNTKLFVEYGPGVGTFCGPVLNRMAPDATLIAIDTNPDFIAYLKRTIRDPRFIPVNGSAADVQKIIAEHGFDHADFILSGLPFSTLPEGVGTIIARETGAALRPGGAFLVYQFSPKVKNFLDPVFPNIDHEMEWINIPPAQLYWAWK from the coding sequence ATGACAGGATCTTCCGCAGATGATACCTTGAAACAGGCTCATAATAAGCAAACACAGATGCATGAATCCGGCCCTTTATCGATGTTTTTTCAAGGCTTTCTGAAGCATCCGGTGATGGTGGGATCTATTATTCCGTCATCGCAAAAACTGATTAACCGGATGCTATCAAAAACCGACTGGCAGAATACCAAGCTGTTTGTTGAATATGGGCCCGGGGTTGGTACTTTCTGTGGCCCCGTTTTAAACCGGATGGCCCCTGATGCCACCTTGATTGCCATAGATACTAATCCCGATTTTATCGCTTATTTAAAACGGACGATTCGGGACCCCCGCTTTATACCGGTTAATGGGTCAGCCGCTGATGTCCAAAAAATCATTGCGGAACATGGTTTTGATCATGCCGATTTCATCTTGTCCGGTTTGCCTTTTTCGACCTTACCTGAAGGCGTTGGAACCATCATCGCCCGAGAAACGGGCGCGGCTTTACGACCGGGCGGTGCTTTTTTAGTTTACCAGTTTTCGCCTAAGGTAAAAAACTTTCTTGATCCTGTTTTCCCCAATATTGACCACGAAATGGAATGGATCAATATTCCGCCTGCCCAGCTTTATTGGGCATGGAAGTAA
- the mgtE gene encoding magnesium transporter produces MKKNTVNDSDTGINHQGTETWPEKTDENKVDEWQNLPNTPEEESRLANEFVRQIVSCVEAGDNETVYALVAPLHPADIAELFAQAPVEIRRPLAAAITDLMSGEVISEMNEWVREDLLKALTPQEIANIVAQLDLDDAVVIISELDPQKQQETLQLMASDDRLAIERALSFPLESAGRLMQRNLIAVHEKMTVGDVIHYLRQNDDLTTDFWEIFVVDPSHRPIGTCKLSWILRTPRHVLISDIMQPEQTLIPVTMDQEEVALRFQKYGLISAAVIDESGRLVGMITVDDIIHIIREEADEDILKMSGAGDGDINEPVFDSYKSRVRWLITNLGTALVASTIIGFFEGTIAHMVELATLMPIVAGVGGNAGSQTMAVTVRALATNQLTSSNSVRSIIREMRIAFLNGISVAIVLGIGTWLVFHNILLTEVIATAMMGNIIIGGLAGVLVPLTFHRAKADPAVASSIFVTMTTDSMGFLTFLGLATVSGLTG; encoded by the coding sequence ATGAAAAAGAATACTGTTAATGACTCTGATACAGGCATTAATCATCAGGGAACAGAGACCTGGCCCGAAAAAACTGATGAGAATAAGGTGGATGAATGGCAAAATTTGCCGAATACGCCTGAAGAAGAAAGCCGCTTGGCTAATGAATTCGTCCGTCAAATCGTATCCTGCGTTGAAGCGGGCGACAATGAAACCGTTTATGCCTTAGTGGCACCACTCCACCCTGCGGATATTGCAGAATTATTTGCCCAAGCGCCCGTTGAGATCCGCCGTCCTTTAGCCGCCGCCATTACTGATTTGATGAGTGGTGAGGTTATTTCCGAAATGAATGAATGGGTGCGGGAGGATCTGTTAAAGGCTCTTACGCCTCAAGAAATAGCGAATATTGTTGCCCAGCTTGATTTAGATGATGCCGTTGTTATCATCAGTGAATTAGATCCCCAGAAACAGCAGGAAACCTTGCAGTTAATGGCATCCGATGATCGGTTAGCTATTGAACGCGCGCTCTCCTTTCCTCTGGAATCTGCTGGCCGCTTAATGCAGCGGAATCTAATCGCTGTGCATGAAAAAATGACAGTTGGGGACGTCATTCATTATCTTCGACAAAATGATGATTTAACGACTGACTTTTGGGAAATTTTTGTCGTCGATCCATCCCATCGGCCCATTGGTACTTGCAAGCTATCATGGATTTTAAGAACACCTCGCCACGTCTTAATTTCTGATATTATGCAACCGGAACAAACCCTCATTCCTGTCACAATGGATCAAGAAGAAGTCGCACTTCGATTCCAAAAATATGGTTTGATTTCTGCAGCAGTTATCGACGAATCTGGCCGTCTCGTCGGTATGATTACGGTTGATGATATTATTCATATTATTCGGGAAGAAGCCGATGAAGATATTCTAAAAATGTCAGGGGCTGGTGATGGCGACATCAACGAGCCGGTTTTTGACAGTTACAAAAGCCGTGTACGTTGGTTGATTACCAATTTGGGCACGGCGTTAGTCGCTTCAACTATCATTGGTTTTTTTGAAGGCACCATTGCCCATATGGTAGAATTGGCAACTTTAATGCCGATTGTCGCAGGTGTAGGCGGCAATGCCGGATCGCAAACTATGGCCGTAACTGTGCGGGCGCTTGCCACCAATCAGTTGACCAGTTCCAATTCTGTGCGTTCTATTATCCGTGAAATGCGTATTGCCTTCTTAAATGGTATTTCAGTCGCTATTGTTCTTGGAATCGGAACCTGGCTTGTCTTTCATAATATTTTACTGACAGAAGTTATCGCCACCGCCATGATGGGCAACATCATTATTGGCGGTTTAGCAGGTGTATTAGTGCCATTAACTTTTCACCGGGCAAAGGCAGATCCGGCTGTTGCCTCATCTATTTTTGTAACTATGACGACGGATTCCATGGGGTTTTTAACCTTTTTAGGTTTGGCAACGGTAAGTGGTCTGACAGGGTAA